The Desulfuromonas sp. genome has a segment encoding these proteins:
- the radC gene encoding DNA repair protein RadC translates to MNGKSLRTIKDWPEEERPREKLLGRGAGALSDAELLALVLRTGTASAQVSAVDLARLLLDRFDTLQGIAGAAVAELCRIPGVGPAKAAELQAVFEIARRSEQRSWKPGERFTGSKAVFHHFQAELRDLKREVFLVVLLDNKNRLLRSPVRISEGSLTASIVHPREVFTAVVRESAAAVLFVHNHPSGDPAPSREDLEITSRLREAGELMGVRVLDHIIIGRGRYVSLADRGLMG, encoded by the coding sequence ATGAACGGAAAGAGCCTGCGAACCATCAAAGACTGGCCCGAGGAGGAGCGTCCTCGGGAAAAGCTGCTGGGCCGCGGCGCCGGGGCCCTCAGCGATGCCGAGCTCCTCGCCCTGGTGCTGCGCACCGGCACCGCCTCGGCGCAGGTCAGCGCGGTCGACCTGGCCCGGTTGCTGCTGGACCGCTTCGACACCCTTCAGGGAATCGCCGGCGCCGCCGTCGCCGAGCTGTGCCGGATACCGGGCGTCGGCCCGGCCAAGGCGGCGGAACTGCAAGCGGTGTTCGAAATCGCGCGCCGCTCGGAGCAAAGGTCATGGAAGCCGGGGGAGCGCTTCACCGGCTCGAAGGCGGTCTTCCACCACTTCCAGGCAGAGCTCAGGGATCTCAAGAGGGAGGTCTTCCTGGTCGTGCTCCTGGACAACAAGAACCGCCTTCTCCGCTCGCCCGTTCGCATCTCCGAGGGGAGCCTCACCGCCAGCATCGTCCATCCCCGGGAAGTCTTCACCGCGGTGGTGCGGGAGTCGGCCGCCGCGGTGCTCTTCGTCCACAACCATCCCTCGGGAGACCCCGCACCCAGCCGCGAAGACCTGGAGATCACCTCGCGCCTGCGCGAGGCGGGCGAGCTCATGGGGGTGCGGGTGCTCGACCACATCATCATCGGCCGGGGCAGGTACGTAAGCCTCGCCGACCGGGGACTGATGGGCTGA
- a CDS encoding ferritin family protein, whose product MPQEFKLQEALKLAIETEKNVMDFYKRAAEITRDERGKKVFTQLAKEEQEHAGHFFPLYQGADLGSFEDFMATAPQLDSAMLVELEKSLDENVQERKAMEIALREEEELEKNLRLTASKIADTAVRAVFEKMAEETRQHYQIIESEYARLMGMVHETDIDTYVRE is encoded by the coding sequence ATGCCGCAGGAGTTCAAGCTTCAAGAGGCCCTCAAACTGGCCATCGAGACCGAGAAAAATGTCATGGATTTCTATAAGCGGGCCGCGGAGATCACCCGGGACGAGCGGGGAAAAAAGGTTTTCACTCAGCTCGCAAAGGAGGAGCAGGAACACGCCGGCCACTTCTTTCCCCTCTACCAGGGGGCAGACCTCGGCAGCTTCGAGGACTTCATGGCCACCGCGCCCCAGCTCGACTCGGCGATGCTCGTCGAGCTGGAAAAGTCCCTCGACGAAAACGTTCAGGAACGCAAAGCCATGGAGATTGCCCTGCGCGAAGAGGAGGAACTCGAGAAAAACCTGCGCCTAACGGCCTCCAAAATCGCCGACACCGCGGTGCGGGCGGTCTTCGAGAAGATGGCCGAAGAGACCCGCCAGCACTACCAGATCATCGAATCGGAATATGCCCGCCTCATGGGAATGGTCCATGAAACGGACATCGACACCTATGTGCGCGAATAG
- a CDS encoding ferritin family protein has translation MPQELKLQEAIKLAIQSKKNLVDFYREAAQITENLAGRAVFSNLSEEVRENVKRFFHLYLGAELGTFEDFMAIPPNPDTAMLTELRKSLNESVHERRAREIALREEEDLEKNLRSIASRVVDPSARSVLEKAADETRNHAMMIESEYARTMAMVHETDVATYVRE, from the coding sequence ATGCCACAAGAATTGAAATTGCAGGAAGCGATCAAGCTGGCCATCCAGTCCAAGAAAAACCTGGTCGATTTTTACCGGGAGGCCGCCCAGATCACCGAAAACCTTGCGGGAAGAGCCGTTTTTTCCAACCTTTCAGAGGAGGTGAGAGAAAACGTGAAGCGCTTCTTCCATCTCTACCTGGGAGCGGAGCTGGGGACCTTCGAGGACTTCATGGCCATACCGCCCAACCCCGACACCGCCATGCTAACCGAGCTGCGCAAATCCCTCAACGAGAGCGTCCATGAGCGCCGGGCCCGGGAAATCGCGCTGCGCGAGGAAGAAGACCTCGAAAAGAACCTGCGCTCGATCGCCTCCCGGGTCGTCGACCCCTCCGCCCGGTCGGTTCTGGAGAAGGCCGCCGACGAGACCCGCAACCATGCCATGATGATTGAATCCGAATACGCCCGCACCATGGCCATGGTCCACGAAACGGACGTGGCCACCTACGTGCGCGAATAA